From the Methanobacterium sp. BAmetb5 genome, the window TTGTGGTGATAATTTTCACCAGAAACGTAGAAACAGCAATGGTTATTGTACTCGCCATTATAACGGCGGCTATGGTATTAATCATGTTAAAAAGTAATTATAGAGAAATCATGAGGGAATACCGGGAAAATTTAAAGAAATAGGTCACATAATGCGGGAAAAGGAATCATAATGCCTTTTAGTTCAAACACTGCTGCACAATAATATTTATGCAAATTCATAATGATATTTTTCCTCCAAATATTTCATCAATTTGCCTTAACCTCTTTTTTTTATGCCCATCTAATTTGGAAGGAAACAAACCATAAATAATCTGTTAACTCTATGGAACCTGTTGAATCACGGGATTGTTCATTTTTTTTATCATTCTTAGAAATACAAATGGTTAAATAATCGTAATGCCCATTTTAATTTAAAAAATCCCATATTATGAAGGTTAATATTAAATCAACCATTTAAATAAAAAAACGAAATTGGTGATTAATTATGGAAGAAATCAACTACATGCGCCTGATGATCTTTGCATTTATCTGTTTATGGTTCCTTTATCCTGCTATCATGATTCAGTTAAGGCCAAAAGTCTTTAAGAATACCATGAATATTTCTAAAAAGACCAGTAAGGGAAACTCACCTTTGGGTAATATAATTTTTATATATTCTTTTATGATTGGGCTTGGTACCTCAATTGGAACTATGATCTTTTTATCCTTCTTCAGTGGTAATGTCATCACTGCGGATGCAATGAATATAGGTTTTCTAGTAGGATTAATATTTGAAACAATTACTCTATTTCCGGATAAATTAGAAAAAATATTCAAAATTGATTTAAGAACCAATGAAAAATTTAAGAAATATTTTTTTGTCGGTTTAATTTTATTTATAATAATAATGAAAGTACTTAGTTATCTATTATAAAAAACCCATCAATTTTCATTTTTAATAATCCTTGATTTATTCAAATTGAAAATATTTACTATTTTAACCCACATTTATAGGTTTATTAATCCTCCTGAATGAAATAAGTCAATAAAAACTACTTTGCCCTTTTTTATAAATCATTTTTTGTATATAACGGCTTTTAAATCCCTATACATTTTTATAAATAACCCAGAACAAATTAAAGGGAATCTTCTGATTAGTTAAATTCTCTTGCTATAAAAAAGGGAATATAATTCTCTGAATGTTGAAGATTAATTGCCAGTGGCAGATCCAAACAATACGAAATTCTATATAGTACTAAGTTCTATTTAGTATTGAATTCGATTGCCTCCAAAATCAAATAAAAATTTCTAAATAAAACTTAGAACTAATAACTAAATGTTAAAAAATATTAAATAATTCAATGGTATTTCCGAAAAGGCCCATAAAAATAGTAATTAGCTCTAAAAAACACGAAATTCACAGTTTTTGAGAAAATAAAATAGATGAATTAAAGTGATGTAAAAAGAGAGTGAGATTATGGATGAAAAAGGCAAAATGACTGCTAGTAGTGGTATCACGAACCTTGATTGGTGGCCAAATCGGTTGAATCTCGACATCCTACGTCAGCATTCACCAAAATCCAATCCGATGGATGAGGACTTCAATTACGCACGGGAATTCGAGAGCCTAGACTTAGAAGCCGTGAAGAAGGACCTCCATGAACTCATGACGGATTCACAGGAATGGTGGCCGGCAGACTTCGGCCACTACGGACCCCTGTTCATCCGCATGGCCTGGCACAGCGCCGGAACCTACCGTGTGGGAGACGGCCGTGGAGGGGGAGGCCATGGTAACCAACGTTTAGCACCACTAAGCAGCTGGCCCGACAACACCAACCTGGACAAGGCCCGCCGGCTCCTCTGGCCCCTCAAACAGAAGTACGGCCGGAAGATATCCTGGGCCGATCTGATGATCCTGGCGGGCAACGTGGCCCTGGAATCCATGGGTTTCAAGATCTTCGGCTTCGGTGGCGGACGTGAGGATATATGGGAACCAGAAAGGGACATATACTGGGGTTCCGAGAAAGAGTGGCTGGGAGGAGAACGCCACGCCAAGGGCAGTGACCTGGACAAACCACTGGCCGCCATTGAAATGGGTTTAATCTACGTAAACCCGGAAGGCCCAGATGGTGTGCCCGACCCCCTGGCTGCAGCCGGCGATATCCGGGAGAGCTTCGCCCGTATGGCCATGAACGACGAGGAAACCGTGGCCCTCATTGCCGGTGGCCACGCCTTCGGTAAAACCCACGGAGCAGGTGACCCCCAATATGTGGGACCAGAACCGGAAGCTGCCCCCATCGAGGAGCAGGGTCTGGGCTGGAAGAGCAGCTACAAAACTGGTAAAGGTAACGACACCATCACCGGAGGCCCGGAAGTTATCTGGACCAACACCCCCACTGCCTGGGACAACAACTTCTTCCGCATATTATTCGAATTCGAATGGGAGCTTGAAAAAAGTCCAGCCGGTGCCTACCAGTGGAAACCCAAGGATGGTGCCGGTAAAGATACCGTACCGGATCCCCACGACCCGGAAAAACGCCGCACCCCGGGCATGCTGACCACCGACCTATCATTACGATTTGATCCCGTCTACGAGAAGATATCAAGACGCTTCTACGAGAACCCGGATGAACTGGCCGATGCCTTCGCCCGGGCCTGGTTCAAACTAACCCACCGTGACATGGGACCAAAAACACGCTACCTCGGCCCGGAAGTACCCGAGGAAGACCTCATCTGGCAGGACCCCATCCCAACAGTCGATCACCAGTTAATCGGTGAAGAGGACATCCAGAACCTCAAGGAAAAAATACTGGCTGCAGATCTCTCTGTCAGAGAACTGGTTTACACGGCCTGGGCCTCAGCATCCACCTTCCGTGGCTCCGACAAAAGGGGAGGTGCCAACGGTGCCCGTATCCGCCTGGCACCACAGAATGACTGGGAAGTCAACCACCCCGAACAGCTGAGAAAAGTGCTCCGGACACTGGAAGACATACAGAATGAATTCAACCAGGTCCAGTCCGGTAACAAGAAGGTTTCACTGGCGGATCTCATTGTCCTGGCCGGTTGTGCCGGTGTGGAGCAGGCGGCAAAAAATGCAGGCTACCAGGTAAACGTACCTTTCACACCGGGAAGAATGGACGCCCGGGAAGAAGATACTGATGTGGATTCCTTTGCCGTCCTTGAACCGGTTGCTGACGGTTTCCGGAACTATCAGATGATTCAAACCGATGAAAGACCAGAGGAGTTACTGGTGGACAAAGCACAACTTTTAACCCTGACCATTCCCGAGATGACAGTCCTCATTGGGGGTCTGCGTGTCCTGGATGCCAATTATGAACAGTCACCCCAGGGTGTTTTCACCGAAAACCCAGGGACACTTACCAATGACTTCTTCCGGAACCTGCTGGACATGCAAACTGAATGGAAGGCCACCGAAGATGAAAACGTGTTCGAGGGAAGTGACCGGGCAACCGGCGAATCCCGGTGGACCGCTACTCGGGTGGACCTCATCTTTGGTTCAAACTCTGAACTC encodes:
- the katG gene encoding catalase/peroxidase HPI, whose amino-acid sequence is MDEKGKMTASSGITNLDWWPNRLNLDILRQHSPKSNPMDEDFNYAREFESLDLEAVKKDLHELMTDSQEWWPADFGHYGPLFIRMAWHSAGTYRVGDGRGGGGHGNQRLAPLSSWPDNTNLDKARRLLWPLKQKYGRKISWADLMILAGNVALESMGFKIFGFGGGREDIWEPERDIYWGSEKEWLGGERHAKGSDLDKPLAAIEMGLIYVNPEGPDGVPDPLAAAGDIRESFARMAMNDEETVALIAGGHAFGKTHGAGDPQYVGPEPEAAPIEEQGLGWKSSYKTGKGNDTITGGPEVIWTNTPTAWDNNFFRILFEFEWELEKSPAGAYQWKPKDGAGKDTVPDPHDPEKRRTPGMLTTDLSLRFDPVYEKISRRFYENPDELADAFARAWFKLTHRDMGPKTRYLGPEVPEEDLIWQDPIPTVDHQLIGEEDIQNLKEKILAADLSVRELVYTAWASASTFRGSDKRGGANGARIRLAPQNDWEVNHPEQLRKVLRTLEDIQNEFNQVQSGNKKVSLADLIVLAGCAGVEQAAKNAGYQVNVPFTPGRMDAREEDTDVDSFAVLEPVADGFRNYQMIQTDERPEELLVDKAQLLTLTIPEMTVLIGGLRVLDANYEQSPQGVFTENPGTLTNDFFRNLLDMQTEWKATEDENVFEGSDRATGESRWTATRVDLIFGSNSELRAVAEVYACEDSPEKFLQDFVRAWDKVMNLDRFDLA